One segment of Hippopotamus amphibius kiboko isolate mHipAmp2 chromosome 2, mHipAmp2.hap2, whole genome shotgun sequence DNA contains the following:
- the LOC130846299 gene encoding interferon beta-2-like, producing the protein MTNRYILQIALLLCVSTTALSTSYSLLGDQQKRSNLACQNLLLQLPGAPQDCLEDRMNFEVPEEIKEPQKFRKEDAILVMYEMLQQILGIFRRNVSRTGWTEPIIKNLLAELCGQRDRLEPILEEIMEKENFTRGYMTVLYLKKYYLQIVQYLKSKEYSSCAWTQVRVEILKNFSFLNSLTGHLQN; encoded by the coding sequence atgaccaacaggtacatccTCCAAATCGCTCTCCTGCTGTGTGTCTCCACCACGGCTCTTTCCACGAGCTACAGCTTGCTTGGAGACCAACAAAAGCGCAGCAATTTGGCCTGTCAGAACCTCCTGCTGCAGCTACCTGGAGCTCCTCAAGATTGCCTCGAGGACAGGATGAACTTCGAGGTCCCTGAGGAGATTAAGGAACCACAGAAGTTCCGGAAGGAAGATGCCATATTGGTCATGTATGAGATGCTCCAGCAGATCTTAGGGATTTTCAGAAGAAATGTCTCGCGCACTGGCTGGACTGAGCCCATTATTAAGAACCTCCTTGCGGAACTCTGTGGGCAGAGAGATCGTCTGGAACCAATCCTGGAGGAAATCATGGAGAAGGAAAACTTCACCAGGGGATACATGACTGTTCTTTACCTGAAGAAGTACTACTTGCAGATCGTGCAGTACTTGAAGTCCAAGGAGTACAGCAGCTGTGCCTGGACTCAAGTGCGAGTGGAGAtcctcaagaacttttccttcctGAACAGCCTTACAGGCCACCTCCAGAACTGA